One window of the Bos mutus isolate GX-2022 chromosome X, NWIPB_WYAK_1.1, whole genome shotgun sequence genome contains the following:
- the LOC102270261 gene encoding NADH dehydrogenase [ubiquinone] 1 beta subcomplex subunit 8, mitochondrial yields MAAARVGVLGVRWLQKAAQNVVPLGARTASHITKDMLPGPYPKTPEERAATAKKYNMQVEDYEPYPDDGMGYGDYPKLPDRSQQERDPWYDWEHPDLRLNWGELMHWDLDMYIRNRVDTSPTPVNWNLMCKHLFGFVAFMLFMFWVGETYPAYQPVGPKQYPYNNLYLERGGDPNKEPEPVVHYEI; encoded by the coding sequence ATGGCGGCGGCCAGGGTGGGGGTCCTGGGAGTCCGATGGCTACAAAAGGCAGCCCAAAACGTGGTGCCGCTGGGTGCACGGACAGCCTCCCACATTACCAAGGACATGCTCCCGGGACCCTATCCCAAGACCCCAGAAGAACGGGCTGCCACCGCCAAGAAGTATAATATGCAGGTGGAAGACTACGAGCCGTACCCAGATGATGGCATGGGGTATGGTGACTATCCGAAACTGCCTGACCGCTCACAGCAGGAGAGGGATCCATGGTATGACTGGGAACACCCAGACCTGCGGTTGAACTGGGGTGAACTGATGCACTGGGACCTGGACATGTATATCAGGAACCGTGTGGACACGTCCCCGACTCCTGTTAACTGGAACCTCATGTGTAAGCACCTCTTCGGCTTCGTCGCCTTCATGCTGTTCATGTTTTGGGTAGGGGAGACTTACCCCGCCTACCAGCCTGTGGGGCCAAAGCAGTATCCTTACAATAATCTGTACCTGGAACGAGGCGGCGATCCCAACAAAGAACCTGAGCCAGTGGTTCACTATGAGATCTGA